Proteins from a genomic interval of Neodiprion lecontei isolate iyNeoLeco1 chromosome 2, iyNeoLeco1.1, whole genome shotgun sequence:
- the LOC107217702 gene encoding aspartate--tRNA ligase, mitochondrial isoform X2 produces the protein MTKCIGQVSSGISSSSAPFSYVPVNKASTTLPEATIKRDKYSHRTHNCGQLTVANVGEKVELCGWMEFQRMNKFITLRDNCGSTQLIVPDERTDLTKTIEGISYETVIRVIGTVNPRPNSQVNKNMATGEIEISVEHLEILNPSKTQLPFPIRQFIKAKESLRMQYRYLDLRFPEMQRNLRIRSKVLMRMREFLINKCNFVDIETPTLFRRTPGGAQEFIVPTRNPGKFYSLVQSPQQFKQLLMVGGIDRYFQIARCYRDEAGRMDRQPEFTQLDIEMSFVDRESIMMLTEDLLVESWLEELGEISTPFEQMRYDDAMELYGTDKPDARLPYKLQNVTDIVKTSIALTTKTGIEYNDNFGAYAVVFPKESKNFSNSTKAQFDDISKREFPQAKLLQVKITESSWKSGLTTLLSNDVVDSIENRLNLHNGDMLFLSVGQKPDVQEVLGKLLILYTNILESKGVTLRAPGFKWLWIVDFPLFSKEDNENGIRTTHHPFTQPHPEDLHLLATDPLKVRGLHYDLVSNGWEIGGGSIRIHNSLLQKQVLEILGIDTCQMSHLLEALDSGAPPHGGIALGLDRYIAMLCNATSIRDVIAFPKSMEGRDAMSGAPIQISDEDKKLYHIRTPAD, from the exons ATGACAAAATGCATAGGCCAG GTATCCAGTGGTATTTCCTCATCGAGTGCACCGTTCAGTTATGTACCAGTTAATAAGGCCTCTACCACGTTACCAGAAGCTACGATTAAGCGTGATAAATATTCTCACAGAACGCACAACTGTGGTCAACTAACAGTTGCCAATGtcggtgaaaaagttgagctCTGCGGATGGATGGAGTTTCAAAGAATGAACAAGTTCATTACCCTCAGGGATAACTGTGGATCTACACAGCTAATAGTACCAGACGAG AGAACAGATCTAACCAAAACGATTGAAGGCATATCTTACGAGACAGTAATAAGGGTAATTGGCACTGTAAACCCTCGTCCGAATAGtcaagtgaataaaaatatggcTACTGGTGAAATAGAGATTTCGGTGGAACACCTTGAGATTTTGAATCCGTCCAAAACACAACTGCCATTCCCCATTCGACAGTTTATCAAAGCTAAGGAATCACTAAGAATGCAGTACAGATACTTGGATTTAAGATTCCCAGAAATGCAGAGAAACTTGCGAATCAGGTCTAAAGTCCTCATGAGAATGAGGGAATTTCTAATCAACAAATGTAACTTTGTGGATATTGAGACACCCACACTTTTTCGTCGGACCCCGGgg GGAGCACAAGAATTTATTGTCCCTACACGGAATCCtggtaaattttattctcttgtTCAAAGTCCGCAACAATTTAAGCAGTTGCTTATGGTTGGTGGGATAGatcgttattttcaaattgctCGATGTTATAGAGATGAGGCCGGAAGAATGGACAGACAGCCCGAGTTCACTCAG CTAGATATTGAGATGTCTTTTGTTGACCGCGAAAGCATAATGATGCTGACGGAAGATCTGCTAGTAGAGTCTTGGTTAGAAGAACTTGGCGAGATCAGTACACCGTTTGAGCAAATGAGGTATGACGATGCAATGGAATTGTATGGTACAGATAAACCAGATGCAAGATTACCTTATAAG CTTCAAAACGTAACAGACATAGTGAAAACTTCAATCGCATTAACGACCAAAACTGGGATCGAATACAATGATAATTTCGGAGCGTACGCAGTGGTGTTTCCAAAAGAAAGT aaaaacttTAGTAACTCCACCAAAGCGCAGTTTGATGATATTTCAAAGAGAGAATTTCCTCAAGCTAAATTACTGCAAGTGAAGATTACTGAAAGTTCGTGGAAAAGTGGACTGACTACTCTACTTTCAAACGATGTGGTGGATAGTATCGAGAATAGGTTGAATTTACACAACGGTGATATGCTGTTCTTATCCGTTGGACAAAAGCCAGATGTA CAAGAAGTTCTCGGCAAACTGCTGATTCTCTACACGAATATACTGGAGTCAAAAGGAGTAACCCTTAGAGCGCCAGGTTTCAAGTGGCTATGGATTGTGGACTTCCCCTTATTCTCAAAAGAAGATAACGAAAATGGCATCAGGACAACACACCACCCATTTACCCAGCCACATCCTGAGGATTTACACTTACTGGCAACAGATCCATTAAAG GTGCGCGGTTTACATTACGATTTGGTATCAAACGGCTGGGAGATTGGTGGAGGATCAATAAGAATACACAATTCTCTTTTACAAAAACAAGTACTGGAGATTTTGGGGATTGACACATGTCAGATGTCACATTTACTCGAAGCTCTTGATAGCGGAGCTCCACCTCACGGAGGAATTGCTCTTG GTTTAGATCGCTATATTGCAATGTTATGCAATGCCACAAGCATAAGAGATGTTATCGCGTTTCCCAAAAGCATGGAGGGCAGAGATGCAATGTCTGGTGCTCCAATTCAAATATCTGATGAAGACAAAAAGCTATATCACATAAGAACTCCAGCAGATTGA
- the LOC107217721 gene encoding plasmanylethanolamine desaturase — MEGPVPHLEQAASAACTMATNFLAPVKTERQIYENSMLEDDPNANSVVPTSFEDRTVPRWGPNHKGAQELANLYSTGKRTQECICVGICITLMMVNFLFIMVRLRLENLSAIAIAAICGIVTADFGSGLVHWAADTWGSIELPILGKNFLRPFREHHIDPTSITRHDFIETNGDNFMVTIPFLCKLTWDFLSLPETEVQQRFLWTCYWFLLAIFVAMTNQIHKWSHTYFGLPGWVVWLQDHRIILPRRHHRVHHVAPHETYFCITTGWLNWPLEKLCFWAILEAVIEKLTGFKPRADDMKWAQKRS, encoded by the exons ATGGAGGGGCCGGTGCCGCATTTGGAACAGGCCGCTTCGGCCGCCTGCACCATGGCCACGAATTTTTTGGCACCGGTTAAAACCGAGAGgcaaatttacgaaaattctATGCTCGAAGACGACCCCAACGCCAATTCGGTCGTCCCGACATCATTCGAGGATAGGACCGTCCCAAGGTGGGGGCCCAATCACAAAGGGGCCCAGGAATTGGCCAATCTCTACAGTACAG GAAAGAGAACTCAGGAATGCATATGCGTCGGTATCTGCATCACGCTTATgatggttaattttttattcataatggTACGATTAAGATTGGAAAATCTAAGCGCTATAGCGATCGCCGCTATTTGCGGTATCGTCACCGCGGATTTCGGCTCGGGACTCGTTCACTGGGCAGCCGACACGTGGGGATCCATCGAGCTACCGATCCTCGGAAAG aattttttaagaCCGTTCAGAGAGCATCACATAGATCCTACGAGCATAACGAGGCACGATTTTATTGAGACGAACGGCGATAATTTCATGGTGACGATACCGTTTCTCTGTAAATTAACGTGGGATTTTCTATCGCTACCAGAAACTGAAGTCCAACAAAGGTTTCTCTGGACTTGCTACTGGTTCTTACTCGCCATATTCGTCGCCATGACAAATCAG aTCCACAAATGGTCGCACACGTATTTCGGGCTGCCCGGATGGGTGGTTTGGCTCCAAGACCACCGTATAATATTGCCGCGAAGGCACCATCGCGTGCACCACGTAGCCCCCCATGAGACATACTTTTGTATAACGACGGGCTGGCTGAACTGGCCCTTGGAGAAATTGTGCTTTTGGGCGATCCTCGAGGCtgtcattgaaaaattgaccGGATTCAAGCCGAGAGCCGACGACATGAAATGGGCCCAAAAACGGTCTTGA
- the LOC107217702 gene encoding aspartate--tRNA ligase, mitochondrial isoform X1: MHRPGKILLNICSRRFLKGFQQILGAKLSMVSSGISSSSAPFSYVPVNKASTTLPEATIKRDKYSHRTHNCGQLTVANVGEKVELCGWMEFQRMNKFITLRDNCGSTQLIVPDERTDLTKTIEGISYETVIRVIGTVNPRPNSQVNKNMATGEIEISVEHLEILNPSKTQLPFPIRQFIKAKESLRMQYRYLDLRFPEMQRNLRIRSKVLMRMREFLINKCNFVDIETPTLFRRTPGGAQEFIVPTRNPGKFYSLVQSPQQFKQLLMVGGIDRYFQIARCYRDEAGRMDRQPEFTQLDIEMSFVDRESIMMLTEDLLVESWLEELGEISTPFEQMRYDDAMELYGTDKPDARLPYKLQNVTDIVKTSIALTTKTGIEYNDNFGAYAVVFPKESKNFSNSTKAQFDDISKREFPQAKLLQVKITESSWKSGLTTLLSNDVVDSIENRLNLHNGDMLFLSVGQKPDVQEVLGKLLILYTNILESKGVTLRAPGFKWLWIVDFPLFSKEDNENGIRTTHHPFTQPHPEDLHLLATDPLKVRGLHYDLVSNGWEIGGGSIRIHNSLLQKQVLEILGIDTCQMSHLLEALDSGAPPHGGIALGLDRYIAMLCNATSIRDVIAFPKSMEGRDAMSGAPIQISDEDKKLYHIRTPAD; this comes from the exons ATGCATAGGCCAGGTAAAATACTGTTGAACATCTGCTCTAGAAGATTTCTAAAAGGTTTTCAACAGATTCTTGGAGCCAAGCTATCAATG GTATCCAGTGGTATTTCCTCATCGAGTGCACCGTTCAGTTATGTACCAGTTAATAAGGCCTCTACCACGTTACCAGAAGCTACGATTAAGCGTGATAAATATTCTCACAGAACGCACAACTGTGGTCAACTAACAGTTGCCAATGtcggtgaaaaagttgagctCTGCGGATGGATGGAGTTTCAAAGAATGAACAAGTTCATTACCCTCAGGGATAACTGTGGATCTACACAGCTAATAGTACCAGACGAG AGAACAGATCTAACCAAAACGATTGAAGGCATATCTTACGAGACAGTAATAAGGGTAATTGGCACTGTAAACCCTCGTCCGAATAGtcaagtgaataaaaatatggcTACTGGTGAAATAGAGATTTCGGTGGAACACCTTGAGATTTTGAATCCGTCCAAAACACAACTGCCATTCCCCATTCGACAGTTTATCAAAGCTAAGGAATCACTAAGAATGCAGTACAGATACTTGGATTTAAGATTCCCAGAAATGCAGAGAAACTTGCGAATCAGGTCTAAAGTCCTCATGAGAATGAGGGAATTTCTAATCAACAAATGTAACTTTGTGGATATTGAGACACCCACACTTTTTCGTCGGACCCCGGgg GGAGCACAAGAATTTATTGTCCCTACACGGAATCCtggtaaattttattctcttgtTCAAAGTCCGCAACAATTTAAGCAGTTGCTTATGGTTGGTGGGATAGatcgttattttcaaattgctCGATGTTATAGAGATGAGGCCGGAAGAATGGACAGACAGCCCGAGTTCACTCAG CTAGATATTGAGATGTCTTTTGTTGACCGCGAAAGCATAATGATGCTGACGGAAGATCTGCTAGTAGAGTCTTGGTTAGAAGAACTTGGCGAGATCAGTACACCGTTTGAGCAAATGAGGTATGACGATGCAATGGAATTGTATGGTACAGATAAACCAGATGCAAGATTACCTTATAAG CTTCAAAACGTAACAGACATAGTGAAAACTTCAATCGCATTAACGACCAAAACTGGGATCGAATACAATGATAATTTCGGAGCGTACGCAGTGGTGTTTCCAAAAGAAAGT aaaaacttTAGTAACTCCACCAAAGCGCAGTTTGATGATATTTCAAAGAGAGAATTTCCTCAAGCTAAATTACTGCAAGTGAAGATTACTGAAAGTTCGTGGAAAAGTGGACTGACTACTCTACTTTCAAACGATGTGGTGGATAGTATCGAGAATAGGTTGAATTTACACAACGGTGATATGCTGTTCTTATCCGTTGGACAAAAGCCAGATGTA CAAGAAGTTCTCGGCAAACTGCTGATTCTCTACACGAATATACTGGAGTCAAAAGGAGTAACCCTTAGAGCGCCAGGTTTCAAGTGGCTATGGATTGTGGACTTCCCCTTATTCTCAAAAGAAGATAACGAAAATGGCATCAGGACAACACACCACCCATTTACCCAGCCACATCCTGAGGATTTACACTTACTGGCAACAGATCCATTAAAG GTGCGCGGTTTACATTACGATTTGGTATCAAACGGCTGGGAGATTGGTGGAGGATCAATAAGAATACACAATTCTCTTTTACAAAAACAAGTACTGGAGATTTTGGGGATTGACACATGTCAGATGTCACATTTACTCGAAGCTCTTGATAGCGGAGCTCCACCTCACGGAGGAATTGCTCTTG GTTTAGATCGCTATATTGCAATGTTATGCAATGCCACAAGCATAAGAGATGTTATCGCGTTTCCCAAAAGCATGGAGGGCAGAGATGCAATGTCTGGTGCTCCAATTCAAATATCTGATGAAGACAAAAAGCTATATCACATAAGAACTCCAGCAGATTGA
- the LOC107217702 gene encoding aspartate--tRNA ligase, mitochondrial isoform X3, protein MATGEIEISVEHLEILNPSKTQLPFPIRQFIKAKESLRMQYRYLDLRFPEMQRNLRIRSKVLMRMREFLINKCNFVDIETPTLFRRTPGGAQEFIVPTRNPGKFYSLVQSPQQFKQLLMVGGIDRYFQIARCYRDEAGRMDRQPEFTQLDIEMSFVDRESIMMLTEDLLVESWLEELGEISTPFEQMRYDDAMELYGTDKPDARLPYKLQNVTDIVKTSIALTTKTGIEYNDNFGAYAVVFPKESKNFSNSTKAQFDDISKREFPQAKLLQVKITESSWKSGLTTLLSNDVVDSIENRLNLHNGDMLFLSVGQKPDVQEVLGKLLILYTNILESKGVTLRAPGFKWLWIVDFPLFSKEDNENGIRTTHHPFTQPHPEDLHLLATDPLKVRGLHYDLVSNGWEIGGGSIRIHNSLLQKQVLEILGIDTCQMSHLLEALDSGAPPHGGIALGLDRYIAMLCNATSIRDVIAFPKSMEGRDAMSGAPIQISDEDKKLYHIRTPAD, encoded by the exons atggcTACTGGTGAAATAGAGATTTCGGTGGAACACCTTGAGATTTTGAATCCGTCCAAAACACAACTGCCATTCCCCATTCGACAGTTTATCAAAGCTAAGGAATCACTAAGAATGCAGTACAGATACTTGGATTTAAGATTCCCAGAAATGCAGAGAAACTTGCGAATCAGGTCTAAAGTCCTCATGAGAATGAGGGAATTTCTAATCAACAAATGTAACTTTGTGGATATTGAGACACCCACACTTTTTCGTCGGACCCCGGgg GGAGCACAAGAATTTATTGTCCCTACACGGAATCCtggtaaattttattctcttgtTCAAAGTCCGCAACAATTTAAGCAGTTGCTTATGGTTGGTGGGATAGatcgttattttcaaattgctCGATGTTATAGAGATGAGGCCGGAAGAATGGACAGACAGCCCGAGTTCACTCAG CTAGATATTGAGATGTCTTTTGTTGACCGCGAAAGCATAATGATGCTGACGGAAGATCTGCTAGTAGAGTCTTGGTTAGAAGAACTTGGCGAGATCAGTACACCGTTTGAGCAAATGAGGTATGACGATGCAATGGAATTGTATGGTACAGATAAACCAGATGCAAGATTACCTTATAAG CTTCAAAACGTAACAGACATAGTGAAAACTTCAATCGCATTAACGACCAAAACTGGGATCGAATACAATGATAATTTCGGAGCGTACGCAGTGGTGTTTCCAAAAGAAAGT aaaaacttTAGTAACTCCACCAAAGCGCAGTTTGATGATATTTCAAAGAGAGAATTTCCTCAAGCTAAATTACTGCAAGTGAAGATTACTGAAAGTTCGTGGAAAAGTGGACTGACTACTCTACTTTCAAACGATGTGGTGGATAGTATCGAGAATAGGTTGAATTTACACAACGGTGATATGCTGTTCTTATCCGTTGGACAAAAGCCAGATGTA CAAGAAGTTCTCGGCAAACTGCTGATTCTCTACACGAATATACTGGAGTCAAAAGGAGTAACCCTTAGAGCGCCAGGTTTCAAGTGGCTATGGATTGTGGACTTCCCCTTATTCTCAAAAGAAGATAACGAAAATGGCATCAGGACAACACACCACCCATTTACCCAGCCACATCCTGAGGATTTACACTTACTGGCAACAGATCCATTAAAG GTGCGCGGTTTACATTACGATTTGGTATCAAACGGCTGGGAGATTGGTGGAGGATCAATAAGAATACACAATTCTCTTTTACAAAAACAAGTACTGGAGATTTTGGGGATTGACACATGTCAGATGTCACATTTACTCGAAGCTCTTGATAGCGGAGCTCCACCTCACGGAGGAATTGCTCTTG GTTTAGATCGCTATATTGCAATGTTATGCAATGCCACAAGCATAAGAGATGTTATCGCGTTTCCCAAAAGCATGGAGGGCAGAGATGCAATGTCTGGTGCTCCAATTCAAATATCTGATGAAGACAAAAAGCTATATCACATAAGAACTCCAGCAGATTGA
- the LOC107217705 gene encoding WD repeat-containing protein 82 — protein MKLVDNVVRSFKVAKVFRENTDKINSIDFSPSGDTLISCSEDDQIVIYDCEKGTQVRTVNSKKYGVDLIHFTHAKNTAIHSSTKIDDTIRYLSLHDNKYIRYFPGHTKKVVSLCISPIEDTFLSGSLDKTLRLWDLKSPNCQGLMQLSGRPVAAYDPEGLIFAAGVNSECIKLYDLRSFDKGPFVTFTLSQERECDWTGLKFSRDGKTILISTNGSIIRLIDAFHGTPLQTFTGHLNNKGIPIEASFSPDSQYVFSGSTDGRVHIWNADTGYKVCVLNGDHPAPVQCIQFNPKYMMLTSACTNMAFWLPTVEETE, from the coding sequence ATGAAGCTGGTCGACAATGTGGTGAGGAGTTTCAAGGTGGCAAAAGTCTTCCGCGAGAATACCGACAAAATAAACAGTATAGATTTCTCGCCGAGCGGTGATACCCTGATATCATGTTCCGAGGACGACCAGATAGTGATATACGATTGCGAGAAGGGGACGCAAGTCCGAACGGTTAATTCAAAGAAATACGGGGTGGACCTGATCCACTTTACCCATGCAAAAAACACCGCGATACACAGCAGCACAAAAATAGATGACACGATACGCTACCTCTCCCTCCATGACAACAAATACATTCGCTACTTCCCCGGTCACACGAAGAAGGTGGTTTCTCTATGCATCAGTCCCATCGAGGACACTTTCCTATCTGGGTCTCTTGACAAAACGCTGCGCCTCTGGGACTTAAAGTCGCCCAACTGTCAGGGACTGATGCAGCTATCGGGTCGCCCGGTCGCCGCCTACGATCCAGAAGGCCTGATATTTGCCGCAGGAGTCAACTCCGAGTGCATAAAGCTCTACGACCTCAGGAGCTTTGACAAGGGACCGTTTGTTACTTTCACATTATCTCAGGAGAGAGAATGCGATTGGACCGGTCTGAAGTTCAGCAGAGACGGAAAGACAATTCTTATATCCACAAATGGCAGCATCATACGGCTAATTGACGCCTTCCACGGAACGCCGCTTCAAACTTTCACCGGACATTTGAACAACAAGGGGATACCAATCGAGGCCAGCTTTAGTCCGGACTCTCAATACGTTTTCAGCGGATCAACTGACGGCAGAGTTCATATCTGGAATGCCGACACAGGGTATAAGGTATGCGTTCTCAACGGTGACCATCCTGCACCTGTACAATGTATCCAATTTAACCCCAAGTACATGATGCTCACATCGGCATGCACCAACATGGCCTTTTGGTTACCAACCGTCGAGGAAACTGAGTGA